The Natator depressus isolate rNatDep1 chromosome 19, rNatDep2.hap1, whole genome shotgun sequence DNA segment GAAACAGTTGTTGCTTGTATGATACATGAGCCCTGCAAATAACCATTGTCCCCAGTCCATCATTAGCaggtttttctctttccttcccaccCTCCGACCATTGATTTAAAGCTGAAGTCTCTGTAATTAATGCATGAAGTTTGGTCCATTCTCAAAACCAGCTATTCCAGCATGAGCTAGATTTTTTTAATGCAGATCAGGTCCTGAGCTCAGGAATATGGCAGTGACCTGAAGAATCTGAAGTAAAGATAAAATTAATAGTAATTAAGATATGCTTTTTTGCTATAACTTCTATATCTTGGCCAAGGTAGAAGAAACCCCAGAGGCTCTCTGGGGCTGGGTCTGTTTTTATTCTTGTGTCCTGTATAGCATTGAACAACTTGGCCCTTAAACAACCAATAATCCAATTCTGGGtttgggtggctggctggctcaggagatAGATAATTGACTAGGGAGCCTTTCCTCTTCTAGGATGCTGTCTGAAGACAGTCTATGTCAATAGGTTCTGAGTTATTATCAGCTGTTGGCTGTTCGGTGGATCTCTGCCGGAATGAATCGGGTCTCAGAACCATTGCTAATGGACATGTGCTCACGACCACCACAGAGAttgattcagagattccaaggccagaagggacctttctGATCACTGAGTGTGAGCTCCTGTACAACACAACCATAGAACAGTCCCAAAATAGTTCCTAGAtcaggtcttttagaaaaacatccaatcttgttttaaaaattgccagtgatggagaatccatcacaacccttgataaattgttccaatggttagttaccctcactgttaaaaatgtatgtcttatttccagtctgaatttgtctaacttcaacttccagctattgggtcatattatacctttttctgctagattgaagagtccattatcacATACTTGTTCCCcctgtaggtatttatagactgtgatcaagtcactccttaaccttctctttgttaaaataaactcaaggagctcaatgtaTTCATCTTTAGaagacaggttttctaatcctttaatcattcttgtggctcctcTGTGAACCAATATCATCATCCTTCTTGATTTGTGGACACTAGAACAGCTGGACATAATATTTCTGCgacggttgcaccagtgccaaacacacaggtaaagtaacctctctattcctacttgagattcctttgtttatgcatccaaggatgtCATTAACCCATTTGGCCACTGCATCACACTGAGATCTCATGTTCACCATGATTTCTCTCCCCCCGCAAAtcattttcagaatcactgcttcccaggatagagtcctgcACTGTGTAactgtgacctacattctttgctcctagatgtatacCTTTATATTTAACCTAATTAAAACATACATTGCTTGCGCTCCGTTTATCAactgatccagattgctctgtcctcttcattagtTACCACGCCTCCAAATGAAGAGTCATTGTTGTCATTCTCAGGGACAAGAATTGAATGGGCCATGAAGAAAAATACCATTTCGCCTCTCTTGGTACTCCTTCCATTGCAGAGTCAAAGCACATTATTTGGACAATATGAAGAACCGCATGAAGGAAGCCTGCTCAGTTGCTGCTTATTTTGTAGCTGACAGCTCAGCACCGATCATCTTCAGTAccttaaaaataaggaaataaacCTTTGGAGCCTTTGCCCCAGTTACCTTTGACTAGTTTATTTTTCTCCATGACACAGCAGGAGCAAATACAATATGAAAAATCTCATCAAGAAGCCTAGATGAGATGTTGGCATCTGACCTTCTCCCCAGACTTGGGGATGGGTTTGGTTAACTTGTGCTTCACCCAATGAATTGGAATCTGGTGACAATATCATAGGATTGTGCTATCTAGAGGAGAAGGAGGCTAGCTACAGAGATCACCCCCACATTACTCCTTCTCAGATGCAGTGTGTGGCATCTGTTTGGGCTTCTAAGGAAGACACTCATATCCTCATGGATAAGACAAACTAAGCACCAGAGATAACGGTGGGGTAGGGAAGCCAGAGTAAAATGGTGAATAGCTGCACACCGCAATGAAAGTCAGGGAAAACCCATCAAACCGAGGGTTCCCTGTTCTAAAGCATATGTTAAGACACCCTCTTGGCTCTTAACATTTGAGTGGGAAAACTATCATGGACTCTAAGGGCATTGGAAATGGCTgcaaaacaagaagaaaataaagatttaCATAGTATTGTATATATTTGCCGGGAGTGATTTGAACACCAGTATAATTCCTCCCAGCCCATTCCTACCCAGACACCTGCGCGTTTCCAAAAATGTGTTAAATCAGAAATGTCCCCACAGTGTTCAAATTCTGCCTTAATTTCAGGCTCCTCCCTTCTCTGTACTCCATGGAGACCCCTCCTGCAATAACAGTACTGCAGTATTGTACAGTAGTGGCCCAAAACACTAGTGTAAAGTGTGGTGATTTGGATCATTAGCGTAGAATACAGCAGTATTTTAAAATCACTATCTCTTCAGTGATATATGAAGGGAGACAGCAAGTGAGAAAAGGCTTAATGGCCATCTTATGTTATGATACGTTCAGATCTCATGCTATGCAGGGTTGGCCTAGGTAAGTAGTAGTAtgatgtttattacagtagtagGTAATAGTGAGGACTATCTAGTTTTGCAGGATTTGGTGCTGGTGATTCAATGGGAAGCATTGTTTCCTTTGAGTTAGTATTAAACCAATGGCCCAGAACAGCATCAAGGGCACTGCTGGCAGgactgtctttcagatgagatgtaaaactgcCATCCTGTAATCCCATTTCTGCAAGCGTAGGAGTGTTTAATCCCAGTACCCTGGTCAAATTCCAGATCAAGCAATCTACTGACTGCTTCCCTGAATCCCCCTGTAACTTCACATAGCTGTCTCCTGCGCTTCCTGCTTGAATCTGTCATGTAGAGCCCCTGTTCAGCGTTAAACACCTTGCTTGTTCTACCCCAGAGATGGCTGAATTTCAGAGGTGGGTGCAATGTATGTATagtttatatatttttgtaaagtggtttgggagtcttcaggatgaaaggtgctatagaaatataACAGATGATTATGTGATGCATGGATAGTAGTTAGCATTGAATCATCAGGGTGTATTGTGAGCATTTCTGGAGATGATTAGAGGGTCACAAAGTGAAGCTGAGCAGATCTCAATGAGATACTCTGTCAGGTAATTCCAAGGGCCTTTCCAGCAGCAAAGCCATTTTTATCAAGAAAATAGTTACCGTGTGAAGGAAGGTATTTTGttgacaggtttttttaaaataacttaacCCTTTCTTCTCCAATTCCTAAGAAGCTTAAATGCATTTTCAGGAGGCATCTTATATTGACCCCTTTGATTGATAGGAGAGCCGTAATTCTGCAGCACCTCGGAGAAACTGGAAACCTCTCCAGACCTGTAGCTGAGTATCCGTGTTTAATGGACACTGCTTCCGATTTATGCCACTCCTAAAATTCCCATAGTTACAGTGCCCTGAGTTTGGGCTGTGGATTTGGAGGCCTTAGCCATCCTAGAAAAGTTTGCTGGGATAGCTATATCAGTATAGCTGTATTGGCAAACCCACATAGTATAGACACTGTTTATACCGGCATAGTTTATACCAGTTGCCCAAGAGACATAAACTATACTGACAAAAGgacttttatgctggtataacggCATCTACACTATCCTGTCATAGctttactgttaaaaaaaaaatcacactcctcACCATTATGGCTATGCTGGTATAAGTCTTATGTGTTGACTAGCCCTAATGTGTTTCCAGCGTGGCTGCTAGCTGCAAACCTGATCTGAAATCTTCTTCTGAACTTGTCAGGTGTATTGTAAAAGTCCAAGTAGATCAGTACTTCTGCCCACCAAATTTTTTGAAAATGATACAAATATTTACTATTTAAGTGCTTGTAGCCAGAAGGTATAAATCATCACATCATGGATTCTGTCTTATCTAGGTACTGTATGGGCCCCATCAATGAGGCATCTGACCACCTGTCCTGACACAATAAAAGTTCAGATACTAAGTCTGAGCTCCAAAATACCTACTGCCCCAGGTCCGTACCCTTGGACGCAGCCCTAACTGTGTAGCCCTATGACACAGCAATTGCTTGCTCCCTGGGTTACAGAACAGAACTCTTCATGCATGGGACACAGATGTATACAGTGCTAGCACATCAAAGGACTTGACCTGAAAGATAAGCATCAGGAAACAGGAAGAGTTTGAAAGACTGTGGGAAATCCCTTAATATTCAAGAAACAGTCTACCTTTCTCAGTGTAACTGTGAGCCAAAAACCACCAAACTGTAGCTCCCCTGTTTTTTTGTGAAGTTccctaaaactgaaataatttgagTTTGTCTGAGTGCTTGAAAAAATGCACCTTGGAATGGAAACTCTTCTTAGCAGGGAATCTGTTCTTTGCATGGCATATTTACAATGaaatataaacaataaaaaattatcaacaagtagtaattcttcaaGATCAGCTAAAGTGGGAGCGGAGGTGCTTGGATATCTGTCAGATTCATTTGCCCTGTATTGGATCTTAGGTTTATTTTAACAGCTGTTATAAGCAATCATGGAGTTAAAGCATTTAGTAGAACCTTCAGGACTGTTTAAATGAAATCTAATATAAATTCCCAAGGCTTCTATATGGGAAACTTGGGCTAATTGGTTTCACTTTCTTCCAAACCATTCAGCTCTTTTTCTCTCCTAGCCTAGCctatctctctcccccccattcttctctctctctctttctctctctcaatgaAACATTTTCTCTAAGTTCTCCCAGCCCAAATGAAACTCTTAAGGAACTTTCAAAATAGGAGACCGGTTTGCCAAATCCATTGACTAAGATGACTATATTTATTATCAGTAAAAATGAAAATTCCAGGTACGTTGCATCACATCAGCTACTGAAGAAAGGCAAAGCTACGTGTCACAGCTGAATGGCCACCTCAATCAAGCTCTTCTCTCACCAGCCTTGGGAACTGTCTTAGGGTTCCTGCTGCCTGCAGGTTTGGATACAGAGCATGTCGTAGAGTCTCGAGGGGATAAGTGTCAGTTACATGATCAGGAGGAGACTGGCGAGGTTTGTAAATGGAAGGGCACCGATAGCGctatcccccagccccagcccaaggaCTCTCCTTGTCAGAGCAGTGCCCGTTCTGCGGCGCTGACCCTATTAACGCCTTGGCGCTGGGTCTCTGGGGCCAGGGTGAGCCTCCGGCCTTACTTGCTTGCCCTTAGGCAGGACGGGGCGGCGGCCGCCCTTGGCAGCTCCCGGGGTGCGGCCTGGCACGCGGAGCAGAGGCAGGGCAAGCCGGAGTAGTGTCTGTAAAAGGGGCCCAGGGGCCCCGCTGCCGTGCGGTGAGTCTCTTGCGGAGCCGGTCGGCAGCCCGGGTACCcagctgcggctgccagggagcaGGCGGGGGGCATGGGGCGGGCCCGGGGGAGCGGGTGGCTGCGGGGCCCGGCGTGGAGCTCGCTCAGCAGCCGCCTCATCTCCTGCAGGGAGCTGCTCAGCGTGAGGATGTAGTTGCGGGCCAGCAGCAAGGTGGCGATCTTGGAGAGCTTGCGCACCGCCGGCCCCTGCGAGTAGGGCATCACCTCCCGCAGCCCGTCCAGCGCCTGGTTCAGGTCGTGCATCCGCCGGCGCTCGCGGCTGTTCACCTTGAgccgctgctcctgctgctgctcgcCCGACTGCTCCTGCCTGCTGGCCCGGGGCGTCCCCCCGGCCGGGCCGCTGGGGCTGGGCTCCCCGGGCCGCCGCTGGGGAGCCCCTGGCTCCCGGCAGAGGGCTTCGAACACGCGGCTGGGCGGGAGCTCGGGGCTGCCCGCTTCCTCCAGCTCTGGGGACGATGCTCGGCTGGTTGTGGAGGCCACATCGGAATCCATG contains these protein-coding regions:
- the LOC141974608 gene encoding oligodendrocyte transcription factor 3-like is translated as MDSDVASTTSRASSPELEEAGSPELPPSRVFEALCREPGAPQRRPGEPSPSGPAGGTPRASRQEQSGEQQQEQRLKVNSRERRRMHDLNQALDGLREVMPYSQGPAVRKLSKIATLLLARNYILTLSSSLQEMRRLLSELHAGPRSHPLPRARPMPPACSLAAAAGYPGCRPAPQETHRTAAGPLGPFYRHYSGLPCLCSACQAAPRELPRAAAAPSCLRASK